One genomic window of Ilyobacter polytropus DSM 2926 includes the following:
- the rplK gene encoding 50S ribosomal protein L11: MAKEVIGLIKLQLPAGKANPAPPVGPALGQHGVNIMEFCKAFNAKTQDKAGWIIPVEISVYNDRSFTFILKTPPASDLLKKSAGIKSGAANSLKETAGTITKAQLKELAETKMPDLNAGTIEAAMNILAGSARSMGIKIVD; the protein is encoded by the coding sequence ATGGCAAAAGAAGTAATCGGATTAATTAAGTTACAATTACCAGCGGGAAAGGCTAATCCAGCTCCACCAGTAGGACCTGCATTAGGACAACATGGTGTTAACATCATGGAATTCTGTAAAGCTTTCAACGCTAAAACTCAAGATAAAGCTGGATGGATTATACCAGTAGAAATTTCTGTTTATAACGATAGAAGTTTTACATTCATTCTAAAGACTCCACCTGCATCTGACTTACTTAAAAAATCTGCAGGGATCAAATCTGGAGCTGCTAACTCTTTAAAAGAGACAGCAGGAACAATCACTAAAGCACAACTTAAAGAATTAGCAGAAACTAAAATGCCAGACTTAAATGCTGGAACTATTGAAGCAGCTATGAACATTCTTGCTGGATCTGCAAGATCTATGGGAATAAAAATAGTAGACTAA
- a CDS encoding YicC/YloC family endoribonuclease → MRSMTGYSKELFENDDFRVKIEIKSVNNKNLNLKIKLPYILNFMENKIKTEVASRVFRGSVDLRIDFEDKRELGDLFEYNSNLASSYMKVLEKLEEDFSEKFSNKLDILIKQPNVVRKNELEIDEAEYSDIVKKTLHKAIDSFLEMKEGEGSRLKLYFEDRIKSIEEKVVQIIEKKEEVAEDYREKLLERLEKVRRDIEFKEEDLLKEILLFTDKSDISEETSRLESHLEQFKIELEKNESSIGKKLDFILQEMFRELNTTGVKCNLYDISKLVVECKNEVEKIREQALNIE, encoded by the coding sequence ATGAGAAGTATGACTGGTTATTCTAAGGAATTATTTGAAAATGATGACTTTAGAGTAAAAATAGAGATAAAAAGTGTGAATAACAAAAATTTAAATCTAAAAATAAAGTTACCTTATATATTGAATTTTATGGAAAATAAAATCAAAACAGAGGTAGCTTCGAGAGTTTTTAGAGGGTCTGTAGATCTTAGGATTGACTTTGAAGATAAGAGAGAACTCGGAGATCTATTTGAATACAACAGTAATTTAGCTTCATCTTACATGAAAGTATTGGAAAAACTAGAAGAGGATTTTAGTGAAAAATTCTCCAATAAACTTGATATTCTGATCAAACAGCCTAATGTAGTAAGAAAAAATGAGCTGGAAATAGACGAGGCTGAATATTCTGATATTGTTAAAAAGACACTTCATAAAGCCATAGATTCCTTCTTGGAAATGAAAGAGGGAGAGGGTTCTAGACTTAAACTATATTTTGAAGATCGGATAAAGTCTATAGAGGAAAAAGTTGTTCAGATAATAGAAAAAAAAGAAGAAGTTGCAGAAGACTACAGAGAGAAACTCTTAGAAAGATTGGAGAAAGTTAGAAGAGATATTGAATTTAAAGAAGAGGATCTTTTGAAGGAAATATTATTATTTACTGACAAATCTGATATATCAGAAGAGACTTCGAGACTCGAGAGTCATTTAGAACAGTTTAAAATAGAACTTGAAAAAAATGAATCAAGTATAGGAAAAAAACTCGATTTTATTCTTCAGGAGATGTTTAGAGAGCTCAACACTACAGGAGTAAAATGTAATTTGTATGACATATCAAAACTGGTTGTAGAATGTAAAAACGAGGTTGAGAAAATACGTGAGCAGGCCTTGAATATCGAATAG
- the rplA gene encoding 50S ribosomal protein L1, which yields MAKRGKKYLEIAKLVEIGKLYDVNEALELVAKTKTAKFVETIEVALRLGVDPRHADQQIRGTVVLPHGTGKNVKVLAITSGDNVQKALDAGADYAGAEEYIEKIQQGWFDFDVVIATPDMMPKLGKLGRVLGTKGLMPNPKSGTVTPNIAQAVSEFKKGKLAFRVDKLGSIHVPIGKADFDGVKIEENFKAFMAEIQRLKPSAAKGQYLKTVAISLTMGPGIKMDPLLVSKYLGA from the coding sequence ATGGCTAAAAGAGGTAAAAAATACTTAGAGATAGCTAAACTAGTTGAAATAGGGAAGCTTTATGATGTAAACGAAGCTTTAGAGCTTGTTGCAAAAACAAAAACTGCGAAATTCGTAGAAACTATAGAGGTTGCTCTTAGATTAGGAGTAGACCCAAGACATGCTGACCAACAAATAAGAGGAACTGTTGTTCTTCCACATGGTACTGGTAAAAATGTAAAGGTTCTTGCTATAACTTCTGGAGATAATGTGCAGAAAGCTCTAGATGCAGGTGCAGATTATGCAGGTGCAGAAGAATATATCGAAAAGATCCAACAAGGTTGGTTTGACTTTGATGTAGTTATAGCTACTCCAGACATGATGCCTAAACTAGGAAAATTAGGAAGAGTACTTGGAACAAAAGGACTTATGCCTAACCCTAAATCAGGAACAGTAACACCAAACATTGCTCAAGCAGTATCTGAATTCAAGAAAGGGAAGCTTGCCTTTAGAGTAGACAAATTAGGATCTATTCATGTACCTATCGGTAAGGCAGATTTCGACGGTGTAAAAATCGAAGAAAACTTCAAAGCTTTTATGGCAGAGATCCAGAGGTTAAAGCCATCAGCTGCAAAAGGTCAATATCTTAAAACTGTAGCAATATCCCTAACAATGGGACCAGGGATCAAAATGGATCCACTTCTTGTATCTAAGTACTTAGGTGCATAA
- the rplJ gene encoding 50S ribosomal protein L10 encodes MATELKKQVIDQLSEKIKKSDSIVFIDYRGLKVNEETELRKQIREAGAEYIVAKNRLFKIALKEAGVEDSFDDVLEGTTAFAFGYGDVVAPAKVTYELGKELALKKRDIFKIKAGLLSGKRVDVSEVEALAKLPSREQLLSMVLNGMLGPIRKLAYAAVAVADKKESAGE; translated from the coding sequence ATGGCAACTGAATTAAAAAAACAGGTTATAGATCAACTAAGCGAAAAGATCAAAAAATCTGATTCTATTGTTTTCATTGACTATAGAGGTTTAAAAGTTAATGAAGAAACAGAATTAAGAAAACAGATCAGAGAAGCTGGAGCAGAATACATCGTTGCTAAAAACAGACTTTTCAAAATAGCTCTTAAAGAAGCTGGAGTGGAAGATAGTTTTGACGATGTATTAGAAGGAACTACGGCATTTGCATTTGGATATGGAGACGTTGTGGCGCCTGCTAAAGTAACTTATGAATTAGGAAAAGAATTAGCTCTTAAAAAGAGAGATATATTCAAAATAAAGGCTGGGTTACTTTCTGGAAAGAGAGTTGATGTTTCTGAAGTTGAAGCACTGGCTAAACTTCCATCAAGAGAACAACTACTTTCTATGGTGTTAAATGGTATGCTTGGACCTATCAGAAAACTTGCATATGCAGCTGTAGCTGTAGCTGACAAGAAAGAATCTGCAGGAGAATAA
- the rpoB gene encoding DNA-directed RNA polymerase subunit beta, protein MGKLVKRMNFGRIKERGAMPHFLEFQLNSYEDFLQAKKAPNTREDKGLESAFREIFPIESSNGDIKLEYLSYELHEAEPPMNDELECKKRGKTYSASLKVRLRLINKKSGNEIQETLVYFGELPRMTERGTFIINGAERVVVSQLHRSPGVSFNKEQNIQTGKDLFSGKIIPYKGTWLEFETDKNDFLSVKIDRKKKVLATVFLKSVDFFQDNLEIMEEFFKIKELDLTKYYEKYKEREELVSILRTKFEGSFVKEDIFDEETGEILAEEQTVIDEELIEKIVDMKLESINYWEVRPEEKILANTLLADTSENKDEAVTEVFKKLRPGDLVTVDSARSLIRQMFFNPQRYDLASVGRYKMNKRLRLDLPDDQVVLTREDLVASIKYVLGLHNGAGHTDDIDNLSNRRVRGVGELLLMQIRSGLVKMGKMVKEKMTVQDAGTLTPQSLLNTRPLNALVLDFFGSGQLSQFMDQSNPLAELTHKRRISALGPGGLSRERAGFEVRDVHDSHYGRICPIETPEGPNIGLIGSLAIYAKVNKYGFIETPYITVKDGKADFDDIKYLAADEEEGLFIAQADTVVGEDGNLVGEVVCRFGHEIVHVSGEKVDFLDVSPKQVVSVSAGLIPFLEHDDANRALMGSNMQRQAVPLLKAEAPFIGTGLERKVAVDSGAVVVSKVKGKVVTVDANKVVVLDEDKKEHSYRLLNFERSNQAMCLHQKPLVDLGEEVEVGTILADGPATKGGDLALGRNILMAFMPWEGYNFEDAILISDRLRKDDVFTSIHIEEYEIEARSTKLGDEEITREIPNVSEEALRNLDDRGVIRVGAEVGPGDILVGKTTPKGETEPPAEEKLLRAIFGEKARDVRDTSLKMPHGAKGTIVEILELSRENGDELKAGVNKLIRIFVAEKRKITVGDKMSGRHGNKGVVSRVLPAEDMPFLANGTHLDVVINPLGVPSRMNIGQVLEVHLGLAMGDLDGGTYIATPVFDGGNEAQVKDYLESSGFSRTGKVTLFDGRTGDKFDNPVTVGRMYMLKLHHLVEDKMHARAIGPYSLVTQQPLGGKAQFGGQRLGEMEVWALEAYGAANILQEMLTVKSDDVAGRTKTYEAIVKGEEMPEPDLPESFKVLLKEFQALALDVELFDTDKNIINVNEELNKEETITEFSLADLKN, encoded by the coding sequence ATGGGGAAACTTGTTAAAAGAATGAATTTTGGAAGAATAAAAGAAAGAGGAGCGATGCCTCACTTCCTAGAATTCCAATTAAATTCCTATGAAGATTTCCTACAAGCCAAAAAAGCTCCAAATACGAGAGAAGATAAAGGACTTGAATCGGCTTTTAGAGAAATTTTCCCTATTGAGTCTTCTAACGGAGACATCAAACTTGAGTACCTTTCTTATGAACTGCACGAAGCAGAGCCACCAATGAATGATGAGCTTGAGTGTAAAAAGAGAGGTAAAACCTATTCTGCCTCATTAAAGGTAAGGCTTAGACTCATAAACAAGAAAAGTGGAAACGAGATACAAGAAACATTGGTATACTTTGGTGAGCTTCCTAGGATGACTGAGAGAGGGACTTTCATAATTAATGGTGCAGAAAGAGTAGTAGTGTCACAGCTACATAGATCACCTGGTGTTTCTTTCAACAAAGAACAAAACATACAGACAGGTAAGGATCTATTTTCAGGAAAAATTATACCTTATAAAGGTACATGGCTGGAATTTGAAACAGACAAAAATGACTTCTTAAGTGTCAAAATAGACAGAAAAAAGAAAGTTTTAGCAACTGTATTTCTAAAATCAGTAGATTTTTTCCAGGACAACTTGGAAATCATGGAAGAGTTCTTTAAAATAAAGGAACTTGACCTGACTAAATATTATGAAAAGTATAAAGAGAGAGAAGAATTAGTAAGTATTCTGAGAACGAAGTTTGAAGGTAGCTTCGTAAAAGAAGATATATTCGACGAAGAAACTGGAGAAATACTAGCTGAGGAACAGACAGTTATTGATGAAGAGTTAATCGAAAAAATAGTAGATATGAAACTCGAATCAATAAATTACTGGGAAGTAAGACCAGAGGAAAAGATACTTGCAAATACCTTGCTGGCAGATACCAGTGAAAATAAAGATGAGGCTGTCACAGAGGTATTTAAAAAACTAAGACCTGGAGACCTTGTTACAGTTGATTCAGCAAGATCACTTATCAGACAGATGTTTTTTAATCCTCAAAGATACGACCTAGCTTCAGTAGGTAGATACAAAATGAATAAGAGACTGAGACTAGATCTTCCTGATGATCAAGTAGTATTGACAAGAGAAGACTTAGTGGCATCGATAAAATATGTTCTTGGACTTCATAACGGTGCAGGACACACAGATGATATAGACAATCTTTCAAACAGAAGGGTAAGAGGAGTCGGAGAACTTCTGTTGATGCAGATAAGATCAGGACTTGTAAAAATGGGGAAAATGGTAAAAGAAAAGATGACTGTACAAGATGCAGGGACCCTTACTCCACAATCTCTTTTAAATACGAGACCTCTTAATGCATTGGTTCTAGACTTCTTTGGTTCCGGACAGCTTTCACAGTTTATGGACCAATCCAACCCACTAGCTGAACTTACTCACAAGAGAAGGATTTCAGCGCTAGGACCAGGTGGACTTTCTAGAGAAAGGGCAGGATTTGAGGTACGTGATGTACACGATTCACATTATGGTAGAATATGTCCTATAGAAACTCCAGAGGGACCAAACATCGGTCTTATAGGATCTCTTGCTATCTATGCTAAGGTTAATAAGTATGGGTTTATAGAAACTCCATATATAACTGTAAAGGATGGTAAAGCGGATTTTGATGACATAAAATATCTAGCTGCTGACGAAGAGGAAGGACTCTTTATAGCACAGGCAGATACAGTTGTAGGAGAAGACGGAAACCTTGTAGGAGAAGTTGTTTGTAGATTTGGACATGAAATAGTTCATGTATCAGGTGAAAAAGTTGACTTCCTAGATGTTTCTCCTAAACAGGTTGTTTCAGTATCAGCTGGACTTATACCTTTCCTAGAGCATGATGATGCCAACAGAGCACTTATGGGATCAAACATGCAAAGACAAGCGGTACCATTATTGAAAGCAGAAGCACCTTTTATAGGAACAGGACTAGAAAGAAAAGTTGCTGTAGATTCTGGAGCAGTTGTGGTGTCAAAGGTTAAAGGGAAAGTTGTAACTGTAGATGCAAATAAAGTAGTAGTACTAGATGAAGATAAAAAAGAACATTCTTATAGACTATTAAACTTCGAAAGATCCAACCAGGCGATGTGTCTACACCAGAAGCCACTTGTTGATCTCGGAGAAGAGGTAGAAGTTGGAACTATACTAGCCGATGGACCTGCTACAAAAGGCGGAGATTTGGCACTTGGTAGAAATATCCTGATGGCATTCATGCCTTGGGAAGGATACAACTTTGAGGATGCGATTTTGATTTCTGATAGACTGAGAAAAGATGACGTATTCACGTCAATTCATATAGAGGAATATGAGATAGAAGCCAGATCAACAAAATTAGGTGATGAGGAAATCACAAGGGAAATTCCTAATGTATCTGAAGAAGCTCTTAGAAACCTTGATGACAGGGGAGTAATCAGAGTAGGTGCAGAAGTAGGACCTGGAGATATACTTGTAGGAAAAACTACACCGAAAGGTGAAACAGAACCTCCTGCAGAAGAAAAATTACTCAGAGCTATATTTGGAGAAAAAGCAAGAGATGTAAGAGACACATCTTTAAAAATGCCTCATGGAGCTAAAGGTACTATTGTTGAGATACTAGAGCTTTCTAGAGAGAACGGCGATGAACTTAAGGCTGGGGTAAATAAACTGATAAGAATATTTGTAGCTGAAAAGAGAAAAATAACTGTTGGAGATAAGATGTCAGGAAGACATGGTAATAAAGGTGTAGTTTCTAGAGTACTACCTGCAGAAGACATGCCTTTCTTAGCTAACGGAACACATCTTGACGTAGTTATCAACCCTCTTGGAGTTCCTTCACGGATGAATATAGGTCAGGTACTAGAAGTACATTTAGGACTTGCAATGGGAGACTTAGACGGCGGAACATACATAGCCACTCCTGTATTTGATGGTGGAAATGAAGCACAGGTAAAAGATTATCTTGAATCTTCAGGATTCAGCAGAACAGGTAAGGTAACACTGTTTGATGGTAGAACAGGGGATAAATTTGACAACCCTGTAACTGTAGGTAGGATGTATATGCTTAAACTTCATCACCTAGTAGAAGATAAAATGCATGCTAGAGCAATCGGTCCTTACTCACTAGTCACTCAACAGCCACTTGGAGGTAAAGCTCAATTTGGAGGACAGAGATTAGGTGAAATGGAAGTTTGGGCTCTTGAAGCTTATGGGGCAGCAAATATTCTACAGGAGATGCTAACTGTTAAGTCAGATGACGTGGCAGGAAGAACAAAGACATACGAGGCTATTGTAAAAGGTGAAGAAATGCCAGAGCCTGACTTACCAGAATCATTCAAGGTACTACTTAAGGAATTCCAGGCACTAGCTCTTGATGTAGAACTCTTTGATACTGATAAAAATATTATAAATGTAAATGAAGAGCTAAACAAAGAAGAAACAATAACGGAGTTCTCTTTAGCAGACCTTAAAAATTAA
- the rpoC gene encoding DNA-directed RNA polymerase subunit beta', translated as MGIKNFEKIRIRLASPEKIQDWSFGEVTKPETINYRTLNPEMDGLFCEKIFGPTKDWECACGKYKRMRYKGLVCEKCGVEVTRAKVRRERMGHINLAAPVSHIWYSKGTPNKMSLVLGISPKELESVLYFARYIVISTGDTNLKEVKILTEREYKLYRQQHGKSFEAQMGAEAILKLLQKINLEELQVELEKELEDVTSSQKRKKIVKRLKIVRDFSESGNKPEWMILKNVPVIPADLRPMVQLDGGRFATSDLNDLYRRVINRNNRLKKLLEIKAPEIVVKNEKRMLQEAVDALIDNGRRGKPVVAQNNRELKSLSDMLKGKQGRFRQNLLGKRVDYSARSVIVVGPSLKMDQCGIPKKMALELYKPFIMRELVKRELASNIKTAKKLVEDADDKVWDVIEDVIQDHPVLLNRAPTLHRLSIQAFQPVLIEGKAIRLHPLVCAAFNADFDGDQMAVHLMLSPEAIMEAKLLMLAPNNIISPANGEPVAVPSQDMVMGCYYMTKDKPGAKGEGMVFSSIDKVLTAYQLGMVETHAIVKVRINSELVESTPGRVLFNEMLPVENRMYNVTFGKGPLKKLIAKLYEMHGFTITAELINDIKNFGYHYATFAGITVGIEDLEIPESKKSILEEADNMVDQIEQDYRDGKIINEERYRKTVAVWSKATDDVTKAMMENLDQFNPVYMMANSGARGSIAQMRQLGAMRGLMADTQGRIIEVPIKANFREGLTVLEFFMSSHGARKGLADTALRTADSGYLTRRLVDISHEVIVNSEDCGTHEGIEVAELVSEGNVIEKLSERLNGRVLVEDVVHEGELVASRNTIIDKELINKIEELEIKKVKIRSPLTCSLEKGVCKKCYGMDLATHKEILLGEAVGVIAAQSIGEPGTQLTMRTFHTGGVAMASAAATSIKAENSGRIAFREVKILETEDSDDKVVVSQSAKLIIGNYDYEIPSGSILKVEEGQMVEAGDTLVVFDPYNIPIIADNDGVAEYRELYVKESYDEKYDVTEYQAIKPVESGDINPRIILFDDDGNKVGVCYIPFGAFLMVKEGDKVKKGQIVAKIIPEGAGTKDITGGLPRVQELFEARNPKGKATLSEIDGKVEITGKKKKGMRVIIIKSTSDSDLFKEYLVPVGEHLVVTDGMLVKSGDKITDGAISPHDVLSIKGLVAAEQFILESVQQVYRDQGVTVNDKHIEIIVKQMFKKVRIVDSGSSLFLEDEVVEKRLMDLENEVLRAAGKREIQYQPIIQGITKAAVNTGSFISAASFQETTKVLSNAAIEGKEDYLEGLKENVIIGKMIPAGTGFTSYKTIEPKKLQD; from the coding sequence ATGGGAATTAAAAATTTCGAAAAAATCAGGATTAGACTAGCATCTCCGGAAAAGATTCAAGATTGGTCTTTTGGAGAAGTAACTAAACCGGAAACAATTAACTATAGAACACTTAATCCTGAAATGGATGGTCTTTTCTGTGAAAAAATATTTGGTCCAACTAAGGACTGGGAATGCGCTTGTGGAAAATACAAAAGAATGAGATATAAAGGTCTTGTTTGTGAAAAGTGTGGAGTAGAAGTAACAAGAGCAAAAGTCAGAAGAGAGAGAATGGGGCATATTAATCTTGCCGCTCCAGTTTCTCACATCTGGTACTCTAAAGGTACTCCAAACAAGATGTCTCTTGTTCTTGGGATTTCCCCAAAAGAACTTGAATCAGTTCTTTATTTTGCAAGATATATCGTAATATCTACAGGTGATACGAATCTTAAAGAGGTAAAGATTTTAACTGAGAGAGAATACAAGCTATACAGACAGCAACACGGAAAAAGTTTTGAAGCTCAAATGGGTGCAGAAGCTATTCTTAAATTGCTACAAAAGATAAATCTTGAAGAACTTCAAGTAGAACTTGAAAAAGAGCTTGAAGATGTAACTTCTTCTCAAAAGAGAAAGAAGATAGTAAAAAGACTTAAAATAGTAAGAGACTTCAGTGAGTCAGGTAATAAACCTGAATGGATGATACTAAAAAATGTTCCAGTGATACCAGCTGACCTTAGACCAATGGTGCAGCTAGACGGTGGAAGATTTGCAACTTCAGATCTGAATGACCTTTATAGAAGAGTAATAAACAGAAACAACAGATTGAAAAAACTTTTAGAAATAAAAGCACCTGAAATCGTTGTAAAAAATGAAAAAAGAATGCTTCAAGAAGCTGTGGATGCCCTTATAGATAACGGAAGAAGAGGAAAGCCTGTAGTTGCACAAAACAACAGAGAACTTAAATCTCTTTCTGATATGTTAAAAGGTAAGCAAGGTAGATTTAGACAGAACCTTCTCGGTAAAAGGGTAGACTATTCTGCTAGATCGGTTATCGTTGTAGGTCCGTCCCTAAAGATGGATCAGTGCGGAATCCCTAAAAAAATGGCCCTTGAACTATACAAGCCTTTTATAATGAGAGAACTTGTAAAAAGAGAGCTTGCTTCAAATATAAAGACAGCTAAAAAACTTGTAGAAGATGCAGATGATAAAGTATGGGATGTAATTGAGGATGTAATCCAGGATCACCCAGTACTTTTAAACAGAGCACCTACTCTTCACAGACTTTCAATACAGGCTTTCCAACCTGTTCTTATAGAAGGAAAGGCTATCAGACTTCACCCATTGGTTTGTGCTGCATTTAATGCCGATTTCGATGGTGACCAGATGGCAGTACACTTGATGCTTTCACCTGAGGCGATAATGGAAGCAAAACTTCTAATGCTTGCACCAAATAACATTATATCTCCTGCAAATGGAGAACCGGTAGCTGTACCTTCTCAAGATATGGTTATGGGATGTTATTATATGACAAAAGATAAACCTGGAGCTAAAGGTGAAGGGATGGTTTTTTCGAGCATAGATAAAGTTTTGACTGCTTATCAACTGGGAATGGTTGAAACTCATGCAATTGTAAAAGTAAGGATAAACTCTGAGCTTGTTGAATCTACTCCAGGTAGAGTACTTTTCAATGAGATGCTTCCTGTGGAAAACAGAATGTATAATGTTACTTTCGGTAAGGGACCTCTTAAGAAGCTTATTGCAAAACTTTATGAGATGCATGGATTTACTATAACGGCAGAACTTATAAATGACATTAAAAACTTCGGATATCATTACGCTACGTTTGCTGGAATAACTGTAGGTATAGAGGATCTTGAAATTCCTGAGTCTAAAAAGTCGATTCTTGAAGAGGCTGACAACATGGTAGATCAAATCGAACAGGATTACAGAGACGGTAAGATAATAAACGAAGAAAGATATAGAAAAACAGTAGCAGTATGGTCAAAAGCAACTGATGATGTAACAAAGGCAATGATGGAAAACCTAGACCAATTTAACCCGGTATATATGATGGCCAACTCAGGAGCAAGAGGATCTATCGCACAGATGAGACAACTTGGAGCCATGAGAGGACTAATGGCAGATACACAGGGAAGAATCATAGAGGTACCTATCAAAGCAAACTTCCGTGAGGGTCTAACTGTATTAGAATTCTTCATGTCATCTCACGGAGCTAGAAAAGGTCTGGCAGATACAGCACTGAGAACTGCCGACTCGGGATACCTAACAAGAAGACTTGTAGATATTTCGCATGAAGTTATAGTAAACTCTGAAGACTGCGGAACACACGAGGGAATAGAAGTAGCAGAGCTTGTATCTGAAGGAAATGTAATCGAAAAACTTTCAGAAAGACTGAACGGAAGAGTCCTTGTAGAAGATGTAGTACATGAGGGGGAGCTAGTAGCCTCTAGAAATACCATTATAGATAAAGAACTTATAAATAAAATCGAAGAGCTAGAAATTAAAAAAGTCAAGATAAGATCACCACTTACATGTAGCCTTGAAAAAGGAGTTTGTAAGAAGTGTTATGGTATGGACTTAGCAACTCATAAAGAGATACTTTTAGGAGAAGCTGTAGGAGTAATAGCGGCACAATCTATCGGAGAACCTGGAACTCAGCTTACAATGAGAACTTTCCATACAGGTGGAGTTGCCATGGCCTCAGCTGCAGCAACAAGCATAAAGGCTGAAAACAGTGGTAGAATAGCATTTAGAGAAGTAAAAATACTTGAAACTGAAGACAGTGATGATAAAGTTGTAGTTTCTCAGTCAGCTAAGCTGATAATAGGAAACTATGATTATGAGATCCCTTCTGGTTCGATTCTTAAAGTAGAAGAGGGACAGATGGTAGAAGCGGGGGATACCCTAGTGGTATTTGACCCTTATAATATACCTATAATAGCTGACAATGATGGTGTAGCAGAATATAGAGAGCTATATGTAAAAGAGAGTTATGACGAAAAGTATGACGTAACAGAGTATCAGGCAATAAAACCGGTAGAATCTGGAGATATTAACCCTAGAATAATACTCTTTGATGACGATGGGAATAAAGTCGGAGTTTGTTACATACCATTCGGAGCCTTCTTAATGGTTAAAGAAGGAGACAAAGTTAAAAAAGGTCAAATCGTGGCAAAAATCATTCCTGAGGGAGCCGGAACAAAGGATATCACTGGAGGTCTTCCGAGAGTTCAAGAACTTTTTGAAGCTAGAAATCCAAAAGGAAAGGCCACTCTTTCTGAGATAGACGGTAAGGTAGAGATTACCGGTAAAAAGAAAAAAGGTATGAGAGTAATCATAATAAAATCAACTAGTGACAGTGACTTATTCAAAGAATATCTTGTTCCTGTAGGGGAACACCTTGTTGTTACAGATGGTATGCTTGTAAAATCTGGAGATAAGATCACAGATGGAGCTATTTCTCCACATGACGTACTTTCTATAAAAGGTCTTGTTGCGGCAGAGCAGTTTATACTAGAGTCTGTTCAGCAAGTATATAGAGATCAAGGGGTAACGGTAAATGATAAACATATAGAGATTATCGTTAAGCAGATGTTTAAGAAAGTCAGAATAGTAGATTCTGGTTCATCACTTTTCTTAGAAGATGAAGTTGTAGAGAAGAGGTTAATGGATCTTGAAAATGAAGTGTTAAGAGCAGCTGGTAAACGTGAGATACAGTATCAACCGATTATCCAGGGAATAACTAAAGCAGCAGTAAATACTGGAAGCTTTATTTCTGCGGCATCATTCCAAGAGACGACAAAAGTACTTTCTAACGCAGCAATCGAAGGAAAAGAAGACTATTTAGAAGGTCTTAAAGAAAATGTAATTATAGGAAAAATGATTCCTGCTGGAACAGGATTCACTTCTTATAAGACGATAGAACCTAAGAAACTTCAAGACTAA
- the rplL gene encoding 50S ribosomal protein L7/L12 — MAFDREKFIADLEAMTVLELKDLVSTLEDHFGVTAAAPVAVAAEAGAAAAEKTEFDVVITSAGAKKIAVIKELRAITGLGLKEAKDLAEAGGNVKEAVSKEEAEEVKAKLEAAGATVEVK; from the coding sequence ATGGCATTCGATAGAGAAAAATTCATCGCTGATTTAGAAGCAATGACAGTATTAGAATTAAAAGATTTAGTATCAACATTAGAGGATCACTTCGGTGTAACTGCTGCTGCTCCTGTAGCTGTAGCTGCTGAAGCTGGAGCTGCTGCTGCAGAAAAAACTGAGTTTGACGTAGTTATAACAAGCGCAGGTGCTAAGAAGATAGCAGTAATCAAAGAGCTTAGAGCTATCACTGGACTTGGACTTAAAGAAGCTAAAGACTTAGCTGAAGCTGGAGGAAATGTTAAAGAAGCTGTTTCTAAAGAGGAAGCTGAAGAAGTAAAAGCTAAATTAGAAGCTGCTGGAGCTACTGTAGAAGTTAAATAG
- a CDS encoding extracellular matrix/biofilm biosynthesis regulator RemA family protein, producing MRPINIGFGNMVIDERIIGIIAPDSAPSKRLKEEAKTQNKLIDATFGRKTRALIITDSDHVIMSAINPETIAVRIEKGE from the coding sequence ATGAGACCTATAAATATAGGCTTTGGAAACATGGTGATAGATGAAAGGATAATAGGGATAATAGCTCCTGATTCTGCACCGAGTAAACGTCTTAAAGAAGAAGCTAAAACTCAAAACAAATTAATAGATGCTACTTTTGGAAGAAAAACAAGAGCACTAATTATAACTGATTCAGACCATGTGATAATGTCAGCCATAAATCCGGAAACTATAGCAGTCAGAATCGAAAAAGGAGAATAA